A portion of the Flavobacterium magnum genome contains these proteins:
- the dnaE gene encoding DNA polymerase III subunit alpha, producing MYLIFDTETTGLPKRWDAPITDTSNWPRCVQIAWQLHDDMGRLIDHQDYLIRPEGFNIPYDAERIHGISTELAQQQGVPLAEVLEKFNTALSGAKFIVGQNIGFDVNIMGCEFHRFGVESAMGGMPVLDTCTEVTASLLKLPGGRGGKFKLPTLTELHQYLFHVPFAEAHNATADVEATTRCFLELIRREVFTKEELDVPAEYFRDYRNFNPGEIQLIGLKHINLKAASEAIRDSFRKSDEAKRPDSGLAAAAIDTDFVHLHNHTQFSVLQSTISVASLVKAAIQHKMPAVAITDHANLMGAFHFVRDILNHNKSAEAKNKAAVENGELPSEVLLKPIVGCEFFVCEDRRDKTRKDNGYQIVFLAKNKKGYHNLAKLSSIAYTEGFYYVPRIDRAAIEEYKEDLIVLSGNLYGEIPNKILNVGENQAEEALIWWKRQFGPDFYIELMRHNQENENRVNQSLIRLAQKHEVKLVATNNIFYIDKADANAHDILLCVRDGEKQATPIGLGRGFRYGMPNQEYYFKSGDEMKALFHDLPEAIRTISEIVDKIEIYSLAREVLLPKFVIPAEFLVPEDETDGGKRGENKYLRYLTYKGAERRYAEITPEIRERIDFELLTIENSGYPGYFLIVQDFIAEARNMGVSVGPGRGSAAGAVVAYCLGITNIDPLKYNLLFERFLNPDRVSLPDIDIDFDDEGRSKVMDYVISKYGSKQVAQIITYGTMAAKSAIRDTARVLDLPLFEADKIAKLIPFNLNLAKIFSMEESKLKSSLRPEDFEKVQELIALAKAGDMSGETLQQAQILEGNLRNTGIHACGVIITPDDITKFVPVATAKDSDLYVTQFDNSVVESAGLLKMDFLGLKTLTLIKDTVKLVKYRTGKDIDPDQFPIDDVKTYELFQRGETVGIFQYESAGMQKYMKELKPTVFDDLIAMNALYRPGPIAYIPSFIKRKNGEEEIVYDLDACEELLKDTYGITVYQEQVMLLSQKLADFSKGDADVLRKAMGKKQRDVLDKMKPKFINQAVANGHPEEKLEKIWKDWEAFAEYAFNKSHSTCYAWIAYQTAYLKANYPAEYMAAVLSNNMSDIKQVSFFMEECKRMGLEVLGPDVNESFYKFTVNEHYAVRFGIGAVKGVGMGAVQTIVENRKSGKYKSIFDLAKRVDLRAANKKAFENLALAGGFDSFTGTHRAQYFHDEGDGITFLEKAVRYGAKFQENENSSQVSLFGEASDVQIPEPIVPPCEDWNTMEKLAKEKEVVGIYISGHPLDDYKFEMKYFCSHKLESLKNLEAHVNKTLSLGGIITNVQHRTAKNGKGWASFVLEGYDESYEFRIFGEEYLKFRHFLIQNNFTFIKVMVREGWADKETGKKGEPRLQFMLVQYLQDVLAAFAKKLIINLNIEELKPDTVHQLSHVFLQNKGDHAVTFEVEETEKVKKIVAATEVELDENSISESSSDSIEGEEMELSVATEIEETKIITRLTMPSRKLKVRISNELLQELEKMQLHFKLN from the coding sequence ATGTATTTAATTTTCGATACCGAAACCACCGGATTGCCCAAGCGTTGGGACGCACCCATAACCGATACGTCGAACTGGCCACGCTGCGTGCAGATCGCCTGGCAGCTCCATGATGATATGGGCCGTCTTATCGACCATCAGGATTACCTGATCCGGCCCGAAGGCTTTAACATCCCTTACGATGCCGAGCGTATTCATGGCATTTCAACGGAGCTCGCCCAGCAACAGGGTGTACCCCTTGCCGAAGTGCTGGAAAAATTCAATACGGCATTGTCCGGAGCGAAATTCATCGTCGGCCAGAATATTGGCTTCGATGTGAATATCATGGGCTGTGAGTTCCATCGTTTCGGAGTCGAATCGGCCATGGGCGGAATGCCGGTGCTCGATACCTGTACGGAAGTCACTGCGTCATTGCTCAAGCTTCCCGGTGGCCGTGGCGGAAAGTTTAAATTGCCCACACTCACGGAGCTGCATCAGTACCTGTTTCATGTGCCGTTTGCCGAGGCGCACAATGCCACAGCCGACGTCGAAGCCACCACGCGTTGCTTCCTTGAACTGATCCGCCGCGAGGTTTTTACAAAAGAAGAACTTGACGTCCCGGCAGAATATTTCCGGGATTATCGCAATTTCAACCCGGGTGAAATCCAGCTCATCGGACTCAAACACATCAATCTCAAGGCCGCCTCTGAGGCCATCCGCGACAGTTTCCGCAAAAGCGATGAAGCAAAACGTCCAGATTCGGGCCTTGCCGCTGCAGCTATTGATACCGATTTTGTCCACCTGCACAACCATACCCAGTTTTCGGTACTGCAATCCACAATCAGCGTGGCCTCGCTGGTGAAAGCTGCAATCCAGCATAAAATGCCTGCCGTAGCCATTACGGACCATGCCAACCTGATGGGCGCTTTTCATTTCGTCCGCGATATCCTGAACCATAATAAATCCGCTGAAGCCAAAAACAAAGCGGCTGTGGAAAACGGCGAACTCCCTTCGGAAGTCCTTTTGAAACCGATTGTCGGTTGTGAGTTTTTTGTATGCGAAGACCGCAGGGACAAGACACGGAAGGACAACGGGTACCAGATTGTCTTCCTGGCGAAAAACAAGAAAGGGTACCACAACCTCGCTAAACTGTCATCGATAGCCTATACCGAGGGTTTTTATTACGTGCCACGGATCGACAGGGCTGCCATCGAAGAATACAAAGAGGACCTGATTGTGTTGTCAGGCAATTTATACGGCGAAATACCGAACAAGATCCTAAACGTTGGTGAAAATCAGGCCGAGGAAGCGCTCATTTGGTGGAAGCGGCAATTCGGTCCCGATTTCTACATCGAACTGATGCGCCACAACCAGGAAAATGAAAACCGCGTCAACCAATCGCTGATCCGGCTCGCGCAAAAGCATGAGGTGAAACTTGTCGCGACCAATAACATCTTTTACATTGATAAGGCCGATGCCAACGCCCACGACATTTTGCTGTGCGTGCGAGACGGCGAAAAGCAGGCCACACCAATCGGACTGGGCCGCGGCTTCCGTTACGGCATGCCCAACCAGGAATACTACTTCAAGTCGGGCGACGAAATGAAAGCGCTGTTCCATGATTTGCCGGAAGCCATCCGCACCATCTCCGAAATTGTCGATAAGATCGAAATTTACAGCCTCGCGCGTGAGGTGCTGTTGCCGAAATTCGTCATTCCTGCCGAATTTTTGGTGCCCGAAGATGAAACTGATGGAGGAAAACGCGGCGAAAACAAGTACCTGCGCTACCTTACTTATAAAGGAGCGGAAAGGCGGTATGCCGAAATTACACCTGAAATCAGGGAACGCATCGACTTTGAATTGCTCACCATTGAGAATTCCGGTTATCCCGGCTACTTTCTGATTGTGCAGGATTTTATTGCGGAAGCGAGGAATATGGGCGTATCGGTCGGCCCCGGACGGGGGTCGGCAGCCGGCGCTGTAGTGGCGTATTGTCTTGGGATTACCAACATCGACCCGTTGAAATACAACCTGCTTTTTGAGCGCTTCCTGAATCCCGACCGCGTCTCGCTCCCTGATATCGATATCGATTTTGATGACGAAGGCCGCAGCAAGGTCATGGATTACGTGATCAGCAAATACGGATCCAAGCAGGTGGCGCAGATTATTACCTACGGCACGATGGCCGCCAAATCAGCGATCCGTGATACCGCGCGCGTACTCGACCTTCCGCTTTTTGAAGCCGATAAAATCGCCAAGCTGATTCCTTTCAACCTCAATCTGGCCAAGATATTTTCGATGGAGGAATCAAAGCTCAAATCATCGCTGCGTCCTGAGGATTTTGAAAAAGTACAGGAGCTTATTGCACTGGCGAAGGCCGGGGACATGAGCGGCGAGACGCTGCAGCAGGCGCAGATCCTTGAGGGGAATTTACGCAACACCGGGATTCACGCGTGTGGCGTGATCATCACCCCCGACGATATCACGAAATTCGTGCCGGTCGCTACGGCGAAAGATTCGGATCTTTATGTCACGCAATTCGATAACTCGGTCGTGGAAAGTGCGGGTTTGCTGAAGATGGACTTCCTCGGACTGAAAACCCTTACACTGATAAAGGATACCGTAAAGCTTGTAAAATACCGTACGGGCAAGGATATCGATCCGGACCAGTTTCCGATTGATGACGTCAAGACCTATGAATTGTTCCAACGTGGCGAAACGGTGGGGATATTCCAGTATGAAAGTGCAGGGATGCAGAAATACATGAAGGAACTCAAGCCCACGGTTTTTGACGACCTAATCGCGATGAATGCCTTGTATCGTCCCGGCCCGATCGCTTACATCCCAAGCTTTATCAAGCGAAAGAATGGAGAAGAGGAAATCGTATACGACCTCGATGCGTGCGAGGAATTGCTCAAGGATACTTATGGGATTACGGTATACCAGGAACAGGTGATGCTGCTCTCGCAAAAGCTGGCGGATTTCTCTAAAGGCGATGCCGACGTCCTGCGTAAAGCGATGGGAAAAAAGCAACGCGATGTACTCGATAAGATGAAACCCAAATTCATCAATCAGGCAGTGGCTAACGGTCATCCCGAAGAAAAACTTGAAAAAATCTGGAAAGACTGGGAGGCATTTGCAGAATATGCATTCAACAAATCCCACTCTACCTGCTACGCCTGGATTGCATACCAAACGGCATATCTCAAGGCAAACTACCCGGCGGAGTATATGGCAGCGGTGCTTTCGAACAACATGAGCGACATCAAGCAGGTGTCTTTTTTCATGGAAGAATGCAAGCGTATGGGACTCGAGGTGCTTGGGCCCGATGTCAATGAATCGTTCTACAAGTTTACGGTAAATGAGCATTACGCCGTCCGTTTTGGAATAGGGGCAGTGAAAGGCGTAGGGATGGGTGCAGTACAGACCATCGTCGAAAACCGAAAATCGGGCAAGTACAAATCGATCTTCGATCTGGCCAAACGGGTCGATTTGCGCGCAGCCAACAAGAAAGCATTCGAGAACCTGGCGCTGGCGGGCGGTTTCGATTCCTTTACCGGGACACACCGGGCACAGTATTTTCATGATGAGGGTGACGGGATTACGTTCCTTGAAAAAGCGGTACGCTATGGAGCGAAATTCCAGGAAAATGAAAATTCGTCGCAGGTAAGCCTCTTCGGGGAAGCCAGCGATGTGCAGATCCCTGAACCCATTGTACCGCCCTGCGAAGATTGGAATACCATGGAGAAGCTTGCAAAAGAAAAGGAAGTGGTCGGGATTTACATTTCAGGGCATCCATTGGATGATTACAAATTCGAAATGAAGTATTTCTGCAGCCATAAGCTGGAATCGCTGAAAAACCTCGAAGCACACGTCAACAAGACCTTAAGTCTCGGGGGCATCATTACAAATGTGCAGCACCGAACAGCGAAAAACGGCAAAGGCTGGGCATCATTTGTGCTCGAAGGTTACGATGAGAGTTACGAATTTCGCATTTTCGGTGAAGAATACCTGAAGTTCCGACATTTCCTGATCCAGAACAACTTTACATTTATCAAGGTCATGGTTCGTGAAGGCTGGGCAGATAAGGAAACCGGAAAGAAAGGCGAGCCGCGTTTACAGTTTATGCTTGTACAGTACCTCCAGGATGTGCTGGCCGCGTTCGCAAAAAAACTCATCATCAACCTCAATATCGAAGAGCTTAAGCCGGATACCGTTCATCAGCTGAGTCATGTTTTCCTGCAGAACAAAGGCGATCATGCCGTGACTTTTGAAGTGGAGGAAACCGAAAAAGTCAAGAAAATTGTAGCAGCCACAGAAGTCGAACTGGACGAGAACAGCATTTCGGAAAGCAGCTCAGACAGCATTGAAGGCGAAGAAATGGAACTCAGCGTAGCCACGGAGATCGAGGAAACCAAAATCATCACCAGGCTAACGATGCCAAGCCGCAAACTCAAGGTCCGGATCTCAAACGAGTTGTTGCAGGAACTTGAGAAAATGCAGTTGCATTTCAAACTCAATTAA
- a CDS encoding RNA recognition motif domain-containing protein, with protein sequence MNIFVGNLPFSIEEADLRESFEAYGTVDSVKIISDKFTGRSKGFGFVEMSNDDEAQKAIDELNGATVQSRNIVVNKSEPKPEGERRSFNNNRGGSGGGRSGGYGDNRGGGGYNRGGGRDY encoded by the coding sequence ATGAATATTTTTGTTGGAAATCTTCCGTTCAGTATTGAGGAAGCAGATTTAAGAGAGTCTTTCGAGGCTTATGGTACAGTAGATTCAGTTAAAATTATCAGCGATAAATTTACCGGAAGAAGCAAAGGATTTGGTTTTGTTGAAATGTCAAATGATGACGAAGCACAAAAAGCAATCGATGAACTAAATGGCGCGACGGTGCAAAGCCGTAACATTGTTGTAAACAAGTCAGAGCCAAAGCCGGAAGGCGAAAGAAGGAGCTTCAATAACAACCGTGGCGGAAGCGGCGGTGGCCGTTCAGGCGGTTATGGAGACAATCGTGGCGGCGGCGGATACAACCGTGGCGGCGGAAGGGATTACTAG
- a CDS encoding sensor histidine kinase: MMNSPIPENESLRLKNLKEYSILDTLPEEEYDDITQLASQICETNISTISLIDEKRQWFKSKVGLNDNESSRDAAFCAHAIVNPNEIFTVKDSRLDDRFHDNPLVVGEPHVVFYTGIPLLSPEGFALGTLCVIDDKPKELNEKQLKALKALSNQVVSLFELRKSKILLEKFANDLANRNKELEKFAYVAAHDIKSPLNNISGLSRILIDDYSAKLDQEAITYLSMLDASSQTLRNLVDGILEHSKGDAILVGKRTVFELGALVRETIALLDTQQEFGITTAFEDQEIYTNRVALQQILLNLIGNSIKYNNSKHVSIEVGFEETEEYYHFRVTDNGNGIRKEDQSRIFDIFEVLTSEDRFGRRGNGIGLSTVKKLVEGLGGTLAVESEINKGTTIRFTLTKYSFI; this comes from the coding sequence ATGATGAATTCCCCAATTCCTGAAAACGAATCCCTACGGCTTAAGAACCTCAAGGAGTATTCCATACTTGATACACTGCCTGAGGAAGAGTACGATGACATCACCCAATTGGCATCCCAAATCTGTGAAACCAACATTTCAACGATAAGCCTCATCGACGAAAAAAGGCAGTGGTTTAAATCGAAAGTGGGCCTGAATGACAATGAAAGTTCACGCGATGCCGCATTTTGTGCGCATGCCATTGTCAATCCGAATGAGATTTTTACGGTGAAGGATTCCAGGCTCGATGACCGTTTCCATGATAATCCGCTGGTTGTCGGTGAGCCGCATGTCGTATTTTACACGGGGATTCCGCTGTTAAGTCCCGAAGGGTTTGCTTTGGGGACCTTGTGCGTGATCGATGACAAACCGAAGGAACTCAACGAAAAGCAGTTAAAGGCCCTCAAGGCGCTGTCCAATCAGGTCGTAAGCCTTTTTGAATTGAGGAAAAGCAAGATCCTGCTCGAGAAATTCGCCAATGATCTCGCCAACCGTAATAAGGAACTCGAGAAATTTGCCTATGTCGCGGCGCATGACATCAAATCGCCGCTGAATAATATTTCCGGGCTGAGCCGCATATTGATTGATGACTACTCTGCGAAACTCGACCAGGAGGCAATTACTTACCTCTCGATGCTTGACGCTTCATCTCAGACGCTCCGAAACCTGGTTGATGGGATTCTCGAGCACAGTAAAGGGGACGCCATACTGGTAGGCAAGCGCACCGTTTTTGAATTGGGCGCGCTCGTCAGGGAAACCATCGCCCTGCTCGACACGCAGCAGGAATTTGGGATCACGACTGCATTTGAAGACCAGGAAATTTACACTAACAGGGTAGCGCTCCAGCAGATATTGCTGAACCTGATCGGGAACAGCATCAAATACAATAACAGCAAGCACGTGTCGATTGAGGTCGGTTTTGAGGAAACCGAAGAGTACTACCATTTTCGGGTAACTGACAACGGTAACGGGATCCGAAAGGAAGACCAATCCCGTATTTTCGACATCTTTGAAGTGCTTACGTCCGAGGACCGTTTTGGCAGGCGCGGCAATGGCATCGGCCTCTCCACGGTAAAAAAACTTGTCGAAGGGCTGGGCGGGACTCTTGCCGTAGAATCTGAGATTAACAAAGGGACGACCATCCGTTTTACCCTTACCAAATACAGTTTCATATAA
- a CDS encoding DUF6252 family protein, translating into MKKIVSLLLIIVAFTSCETDVKFSDPGLQGRKDNLIWRADLTTASFTPTDPVDPTIGELTITAYRGLEVVTLQMPFVVSAGVINNDPLEFSYGYDAAHPENDDDIVVTYSYEDNGVTLEYITGAGYNEGEQQKGNAQITITSYDPAKGTLSGNFKFNAKYQGTSDIVPENVNFQEGAFFNIQRQ; encoded by the coding sequence ATGAAAAAAATAGTATCGCTGTTGTTGATTATAGTTGCCTTTACCTCTTGTGAAACCGACGTAAAGTTCAGTGATCCGGGACTTCAGGGCAGGAAAGACAACTTGATATGGAGAGCAGACCTTACCACGGCTTCATTCACGCCGACCGATCCTGTAGACCCGACGATTGGTGAGCTCACGATTACTGCCTACCGGGGGCTCGAAGTGGTGACGCTTCAAATGCCTTTTGTGGTTTCGGCTGGGGTGATCAATAACGATCCGCTTGAGTTCAGTTATGGCTATGACGCTGCACACCCCGAGAATGATGACGATATCGTAGTCACCTATTCTTACGAAGACAACGGTGTCACTTTGGAATACATTACCGGCGCAGGATACAATGAAGGTGAGCAGCAAAAAGGCAATGCCCAGATCACAATCACATCATATGATCCGGCTAAGGGAACACTCAGTGGTAATTTCAAATTCAATGCGAAATACCAGGGAACCAGTGACATTGTGCCTGAGAACGTGAATTTCCAGGAAGGTGCTTTTTTTAACATCCAAAGACAATAG
- a CDS encoding 30S ribosomal protein S16 codes for MSVKIRLQRHGKKGKPFYWVVAADARSKRDGKYLEKIGTYNPNTNPATIELNLDSAVQWLHNGAQPTDTARAILSYKGALLKHHLDGGVRKGALTQEQADAKLAQWMDEKAGKVDAKKDNLSKAQADAKAKALKAEQDVNAKRIAAAKQAEADAIAAEEAANAPEAEEAPEVEAAAEEVTEAPAETATEEAPAAENNEEAQA; via the coding sequence ATGTCTGTAAAAATTAGATTACAAAGACACGGAAAAAAAGGGAAGCCTTTTTACTGGGTAGTAGCCGCTGACGCGCGCTCAAAAAGAGATGGTAAATACCTTGAAAAAATAGGTACTTACAACCCAAACACCAACCCTGCAACTATCGAACTGAACCTTGACAGCGCCGTACAATGGCTGCACAACGGGGCACAGCCAACCGATACCGCAAGGGCAATCTTATCTTACAAAGGCGCTTTACTGAAGCACCACCTTGACGGAGGTGTCCGTAAAGGAGCCCTTACGCAAGAGCAGGCTGATGCCAAATTGGCGCAGTGGATGGACGAGAAAGCCGGTAAGGTAGATGCTAAAAAAGACAACCTGTCTAAAGCACAGGCTGATGCCAAGGCAAAAGCACTGAAAGCGGAACAGGATGTAAACGCGAAGCGTATCGCTGCTGCAAAGCAGGCTGAAGCCGATGCCATTGCTGCCGAAGAAGCTGCAAACGCGCCTGAGGCCGAAGAAGCACCTGAAGTAGAGGCTGCTGCTGAAGAAGTAACCGAAGCTCCGGCTGAAACGGCTACTGAAGAAGCTCCTGCTGCTGAAAACAACGAAGAAGCCCAAGCTTAA
- the rimM gene encoding ribosome maturation factor RimM (Essential for efficient processing of 16S rRNA) → MRKEDCFYLGKIAKKFSFKGEVLAYLDTDEPGLYENLESVFVEIDKHLVPFFIESSSLHKNDFLRIRFEDVKTEEEAEELLNCGIYLPLRMLPKLTGNKFYYHEVIGFDIEDKRLGIFGKIVAINDSSAQPLFEVLNGETEILVPMIDQFLVKVDRANKKIVMDLPEGLVEMYL, encoded by the coding sequence ATGCGTAAAGAAGATTGTTTCTATTTAGGTAAGATCGCGAAAAAATTCAGTTTCAAAGGGGAAGTCCTGGCGTATCTCGATACCGACGAACCCGGCTTATACGAAAATCTGGAATCAGTGTTTGTTGAAATAGACAAACATCTGGTTCCTTTTTTTATTGAGAGCAGTTCGCTGCACAAAAATGACTTCCTGCGCATCCGTTTCGAGGATGTGAAAACCGAGGAAGAAGCTGAGGAATTGCTCAACTGCGGCATTTATCTCCCGCTGCGCATGTTGCCCAAACTCACCGGTAACAAGTTTTACTACCACGAAGTCATCGGCTTCGACATTGAAGACAAACGCCTCGGGATTTTCGGAAAGATTGTCGCCATCAATGACAGCTCCGCGCAGCCGCTTTTCGAAGTTTTAAACGGCGAGACCGAAATCCTTGTCCCGATGATTGACCAGTTTCTGGTTAAGGTAGACAGGGCGAATAAAAAAATCGTAATGGATTTACCGGAAGGACTCGTCGAAATGTATCTTTAA
- a CDS encoding tRNA1(Val) (adenine(37)-N6)-methyltransferase, with protein sequence MFQFKKFSIRQDKTAMKVGTDGVLLGAWAPIDNAPFSILDIGAGTGLIALMLAQRTNAEQIEALEIDSDAFEQCVENFENSQWNDRLFCFHASLDGFMEEIEDEEYDIIVSNPPFYSENVSSGDEARDKARQNNSLPFSDLIEAAALLLSEDGIFCVIIPYKEEESFTAMAGAQGLFPSKITRLRGTPETEIKRSLLAFTRNEAPDFATDELIIETARHQYTPEYIALTGEFYIKM encoded by the coding sequence ATGTTCCAATTCAAAAAATTTTCTATCCGGCAAGATAAAACCGCCATGAAAGTCGGCACCGACGGCGTGTTGCTTGGCGCATGGGCTCCGATAGACAATGCCCCTTTTTCGATATTGGATATTGGTGCAGGAACCGGCCTGATCGCCCTGATGCTTGCGCAACGCACCAATGCGGAACAGATCGAGGCCCTCGAAATCGACAGCGATGCGTTCGAGCAATGCGTAGAGAATTTCGAGAACTCCCAATGGAACGACCGCCTGTTCTGTTTCCATGCGTCACTGGACGGTTTCATGGAGGAAATCGAAGACGAGGAATATGACATCATCGTTTCCAATCCGCCTTTTTACAGCGAAAACGTCTCTTCAGGAGATGAAGCCCGCGACAAGGCCAGGCAGAACAATTCGCTTCCTTTTTCAGATTTGATCGAAGCGGCCGCCTTGTTACTTTCCGAAGACGGCATTTTCTGCGTGATCATACCTTATAAGGAGGAGGAAAGTTTTACCGCTATGGCCGGCGCACAGGGTTTGTTCCCGAGTAAGATTACCCGCCTCAGGGGAACCCCGGAAACGGAAATCAAACGCAGCTTACTGGCCTTTACCCGCAATGAAGCTCCCGACTTCGCGACAGACGAGCTCATCATCGAAACGGCGCGCCATCAGTACACTCCTGAATATATTGCACTCACCGGCGAATTTTATATTAAGATGTAA